Part of the Pseudorasbora parva isolate DD20220531a chromosome 13, ASM2467924v1, whole genome shotgun sequence genome is shown below.
tttattttatagcacacattacaggtcttagggtgaacaattaatcagtgcaagttaatacacagaaaaaaaatgtgtttgtcacagtaatctttaatcaaaatctgaaaagtaacCTCCAGTCTGGAAACGGCATTCCTTCTCAGATGACGGCAGGTTCACGGCTTGGGTTTGAAAATGCTTAACCCTCCAATCGTTAGTCTGCTATGAGCGAGAGATGGAGTGGAGGAAGAAaactcaattagttacttttttagggagtaacgcaatattgcaacatttcttttaaaagtaTAATTTCCCCACTGTCATTTGACATTGCACGCCTATGAAAGCTTCCACCACCGAGTACCATTTCTTTTTTAAAGCAATagactttttttcaggattgtcagatataaacaaatacaattgtCAGATTGTTCGCTTGTGTATTTCTTCTTTACAGACAAATACAGACATGCATGGCCTATTCAGAttgccaaataaaaaaaagaattaaaagTTGAACAGAATACCTAAAATTGGTTTTAAAGGGATCTGGATGTTCTTATACCAGATGCACATGTAATGGATGAAATGATATCTATGAAGATAATTATTTATAGTTATACGTCTAACAACCAGTCTTTTTATATACCAGGCTTTTCCCCTGCAGTGCACATACCATCTCCTCTGCAGGTTACAGATGGTTAATAGGTTGGTGTCTCCCTCTGCACAGATACCTTCATCTCTCTGGAGTGAGTCTTGGCACAGACACTTATCCTCCACCAGACTCTGACGTAAGTCTGCAACCGGAGCAGACAGCTTTGCTGCAGGATTATTACAGAGTCGCCGTTTATATATTTGGGCCTATTAAGACTGATTGCTGCAGCTAACTAAGAAAATATCCTGTACTGACCTGCCTACTCTAATTAGTTACATTTGGCTTAAGTCATTTTTTAAGAACTGTGttaccacacaggccagccgtCACTCCCTaggtgcatcaatgagccttggcttaagtgacccatgaccctgtggccgctTCACTGTGAATATATCagtaacaaaaatgtatttgtggtCTATGTTTTAGTTAACTATAATAACCATGACTTAAGGCATTTTAACTAGCTCTGGagtgtcaatatttttttaaattattattattattattattattattattattattattattattaactgttTTCTATCTGACAATATACAAATATGTTAAAGGTCTTTGTCGGTTTCTGTGCCCTGTGGAGTTTCAGTCGATGTGAAAATCTATGAGTCACTAACATTGAAATTTCACAAATTTCACAGCATGTCACATGGCTCTTCTGGCGTTCAGGTTCATACAGGCCCAGAGGACTAGTGAAAGAGGAGGGGCCTGATTTACACACCAGTGACTTTAAGCCGTGATTGGTCTTTGAGACTCTGACGTTCGAATGTTCAAATGCGTAGAACCCCGGCTACCAATCAGACTCCGCCGCCCTTCACTCAGTGGGCGTGTCTAAGGACTTTTCTAGACGTGCTCCTCCGCTTACCGGCATTTCAGCGTTTCACCGCCGGCAAGGCGAGATTGTtcttgtgttatttatttatttattgccgAAGACTTTTATAAATTTGAAGATGTTGTGCCTGTGCCTTTACGTGCCTATCCATAATTCAGATCATGTCGAGGTGGAGTATTTTGAGTCGAATGGATTACCGTCCGAGCTGAAGTCGCTCAAGTCTCTCAGCGTCCTTTTGCCCTCGCAAGAATTTACTACATACCGAAAATGGAagaaggtaaaaaaatattaaatgtacatTGATAatcgttttatatatatatcaatcagTATAATGTGACATGTGATTAAAGTTAAAAGTGTTTGGCTTTTTCCCTCCCgttttattctttttaaaagaaactaCACATTTTTTACGCATGACGTTTCCGTTGCTCGTTCCTCTTTCCTGCGCGCGCGCTTCCGTTTTACCATATTTGGAGTTCCCCCAGTCGCTTAATATTATCGACTAGTTAAAGTTAATCAATAATGTTTTCTGTGTTATAGCAGCATCAGTACCGTGGTTCTGTAACTTAATAGTCTTGTGGGCTACTTGTAGATTTATAGGCTACTTGAATGTCGTCTGTGTTGAATTGAAGGCTCTATGGCGCCCCTAGTGGTGCAGTTTCAATGGGGCAATTAGAATTGACAAGTCTATTAGTTTATCGATTATGATTGTCTGAGCTTCTGCAATCATCTGGATGAGTGTACAAACATGATTATTATCATTCGAGCAGACTTTCTAGACAATGCATTAAGTGATTGGAATGACAGGAGAGCCTGTGGAGCAGtagttaatatttaaatgtgtttagtaGCATTAAAGCATTGACACTTTTCCTGGGCTTTAGTTCTTGTATTATGTCAGATGtctattaaattacatttcccATGTAACAAGACTTGTCAGCTGTTGGTATTCGCACACTAACCTTTACCGATTCGCAGCCGGAATGCATTGGATATTTTCACACACTGATTAGATTTGCATTAAAAATTGCCCTTCTTCCCCCCCTGCAGAAAACACTGAAAACTGAAGAGAAAGAGCATGATGGCCAGCTGGACTTTGAAGAGTTCGTTCACTACCTCCAAGACCATGAGAAAGACCTGAAGCTCGTCTTCAAAAGCCTGGATAGAAAGAAAGCTGGTATAGACATTGATGCAATACTTAGTTTACAATCTCAAATCTTAGCGATTTAAAAGAAAAAGCATGACATTTCCATTAATTTGTTCCAGGTCAAGTGAATGCCAGTGACATTGCGAACTCCTTGCGAGAGCTTGGTGTCCATATTTCCCTGCAGCAAGCGGAGAGAGTCCTTAACAGGTGAAATATTGTCTGAATAACAAAGGGGAAATATCGCCATGATATGCTTCTAATAAAGCTTAGGCTGTTATACTTAGTCATATTTATTATAGTATTTTTATTATGGTACAGAAAAACCAAACCCTTACGGTTATATAAATGCATTGGTCATTTgatctcttaaagggacagttcacctaaaaatcaaaattgtcatTTAGTCACACTCAAGtagtttcaaacctgtatatatttcttagttctgctgaacacaaaggaaaatatttggaagaatgtttcaCAGCCATTGATTACCATAGTATTTGTGTCCCCCACTATGTTAGCTGAGATCtgcaaacattcttccaaatatcatCAATGAACTGATTCAGAGCTTTGTTCGAAGCTTTTATCATCTGTTAAATTGATTGTAAAGGGCAGAGTTTTTTTCCACGCTCTAAACGATCTCATGTCTTTTTCCACATGTAGCATGGACAAAAACGGCACAATGACTATTGACTGGAATGAATGGAAAAAGTATCCCACTCTGCAGCCTGCCGAGAACATTCCCGAAATCATCCTGTACTGGAAACACTCAACCGTAAGAGTTTAATTCTAATCCAAATCCTCAACCGCTTCAGAACAACCTAATAGGCCTGTTTAGTAAAGTTGCTTTATTCATTAAGACTGCAAAGCGATTAACATTATTCAGATTCCTTAAAAGGTGTGTAAATTAGGCTTTGGATTGCTTTAGGCCTTATGGTTGATGACAGTCTTAACGTGACTTTGGCTGTGCCTAAAATATCAACAGGAACATCGTGAACTAGGACAGGCTCCGGTTTAATAGGTGTAATGTTGCAGCTACTAAATCTTAACTAGATGCATAAATCCATCCGTTAAATTTTGCAAATCAAAATGTCAGCGTTCCCAAATTAAACCAGGACTAATTGTCCCGTCCTTATGCATCAAGTCTTGTTGACTCACAATTAGCTGTTGAGTTTGAGGTGGACGTTTGATTGTTAAATTGCATTATCAGTGACCTACTTTTAGACTCGTATTCAATGCTGGTTTAATCTGGCCTGCACCCTTTGTCCTAAAGTTGCAACGAGATGGACTCTGATGCAATGTGCGCAACTTTACGAGGGTTTGTAAAGTCCATAATTGATTTTTGGATCAAGTGACGCCTTAGTGCCCCAAAAAACGCTTTTACTGCGTCATTGGTCGGGTCAGTGACGCTGTTGCCGCCAAGGTCATTGCACTTTAGTTCTCCTGAAGTTGCACACATGTAAAATACTAGTCGTCATGCACTGATTTAAAAGCAAATAGTTTCTTACAGTATCTATGATCCATTTCTTTGCAGATCTTTGATGTGGGAGAGAACTTGATGGTACCGGATGAGTTTACGTCGGAGGAGCACATGACTGGGATGTGGTGGAGACATCTGGTTGCTGGTGGAggagctggagccgtttcacgAACCTTCACTGCACCGCTCGACCGACTCAAAGTCCTCATGCAGGTACGTCATGTCGCCTGCAAAACGCCCAAATCATTCTGAGTTCAAGAGAACTACATTAGCTTTACATCTTGTGTGTTTGAACCCTATATTAAAATCTGAAGGCTGTCTCAGGTTACTCACCTGAGACAGGTGTAGTCTTTAATAAATCCCAACCTCAACTTTTCCTGAGCACTAAAGaggttttttttacacacgCATTTTCTTTTATAACTCAAGCCCCTAATCAACCAGTATATCAGATAAAAGGCAAACTAATGGGGAAAATATGCATCTACTCTATTAAATCCAGACATGActtggggcctattgcacaaaactaggataagagATTAACCCGGGATATCTTtatgatcctggctcaattcaTCCACAAATATAGTTGTTTCgttatcattcttggtgtgagtgtggcTTCAGGGTACGCTTACACGACagcggtgtactaaattttgcacaccgatgacaagatcaccaagatatcccagtTTGATCTcctatcctagttttgtgcaataagCCCCAGGTGTTGTATAGGCCACTAGAGACTGAGGAACCAGCAAAATATAACTAATTCGGTTTTTatcaacatatttttttaagctttacCCAGAAAAGCCGTTCTGGTTAAGTTAGAACAATTGGTTTTGTTACCCGAGAGTCATAAGTGTAGTTAATCAGTATCATAAATGTATGTTCCTGGGAACAGAATAGTTATGCAGATTATTCAAGCGACTAATCAGTATCTGAGTGTTCAAGCACACCCTCTGTACTGCACTCTGATTGGTCGGATACGAGATGGTGTTTTGCAAGACAGTGAAGATCTGTGTCATGTTTACGTCAGCTGTTACTCAATTGGACTTTGTTTGCTCAGTTGAGTTGGTCCAAAACCTTTCGCCTACATTTTTTGACATATTCAACTTTGCTCCCCTACATGTGACGGGTCTGAAATTCCTGTTGAACTGATTACTGAAACCATataaagtgtgatttatcaTCTGTTATTATTGACACGCTGTTCTAATAAACCTCTTCTCTACTGTCGTAGGTGCATGGTACTCATGGAAACAACATGTGTATCATGAGTGGTCTGGCCCAGATGATTAAGGAAGGAGGGATGCGCTCGTTATGGAGGGGCAACGGCATCAACGTCATCAAAATCGCTCCCGAGTCGGCCCTCAAATTCATGGCTTATGAGCAGGTAATGGACCAGTTCACACTTCCTAACG
Proteins encoded:
- the slc25a25a gene encoding calcium-binding mitochondrial carrier protein SCaMC-2-A, which produces MLCLCLYVPIHNSDHVEVEYFESNGLPSELKSLKSLSVLLPSQEFTTYRKWKKKTLKTEEKEHDGQLDFEEFVHYLQDHEKDLKLVFKSLDRKKAGQVNASDIANSLRELGVHISLQQAERVLNSMDKNGTMTIDWNEWKKYPTLQPAENIPEIILYWKHSTIFDVGENLMVPDEFTSEEHMTGMWWRHLVAGGGAGAVSRTFTAPLDRLKVLMQVHGTHGNNMCIMSGLAQMIKEGGMRSLWRGNGINVIKIAPESALKFMAYEQIKRLMGSSQETLGIGERFVAGSLAGVIAQSSIYPMEVLKTRLALRKTGQYKGIADCAKHILKTEGMSAFYKGYVPNMLGIIPYAGIDLAVYETLKNSWLQRYGTDNANPGVFVLLACGTVSSTCGQLASYPLALVRTRMQAQAAVEGSSQVSMSGLFKQIMKNEGPMGLYRGLTPNFLKVIPAVSISYVVYEHIKSTLGVQSR